A single genomic interval of Pirellulales bacterium harbors:
- a CDS encoding site-2 protease family protein: MFLGDRPTTPYDLNFRLLGVPVRVHPYFWLLAALLGPLQGEPKFMLMWVVVVFVSILVHEMGHALMIRSFGWRPSILLYSFGGLAMYQARQQDPRKQIAISLAGPAAGFLLAALTVLLARAMGYPVMFSFGKPLGINFGFDYEHFRSVPNINLMMLIFQLLEVNIWWGLINLLPVWPLDGGHVCYELLSELRMPQALPKALMVSVVVAVTVAIYAGVRLQDWWLALMFGYLAYDSYSTLASFQGRGGGYGGRW; encoded by the coding sequence GTGTTCCTCGGCGATCGGCCCACTACGCCTTACGATCTGAACTTCCGGCTGCTTGGCGTGCCGGTGCGAGTGCATCCATATTTCTGGCTGCTTGCGGCGTTGCTCGGCCCGTTGCAGGGCGAGCCCAAATTCATGTTGATGTGGGTCGTGGTCGTGTTCGTTTCGATCCTGGTTCACGAGATGGGGCACGCGCTGATGATCCGCAGCTTCGGTTGGCGGCCGTCGATTCTGCTCTACTCGTTCGGCGGGTTGGCCATGTATCAGGCCCGGCAGCAGGATCCGCGCAAGCAGATTGCGATCTCTCTTGCCGGCCCCGCGGCGGGTTTTCTGCTGGCGGCATTGACCGTACTGCTGGCCCGAGCGATGGGCTACCCGGTGATGTTTTCGTTCGGCAAACCACTCGGCATCAATTTCGGTTTCGATTATGAGCACTTTCGCTCGGTGCCGAACATAAACCTGATGATGCTGATCTTCCAATTGTTGGAAGTCAACATCTGGTGGGGCCTGATCAATCTATTGCCGGTTTGGCCGTTGGATGGCGGGCATGTCTGCTACGAGCTGCTCAGCGAGCTGCGCATGCCGCAGGCGCTGCCGAAGGCGCTGATGGTTTCGGTCGTGGTGGCCGTGACCGTGGCGATTTATGCCGGTGTGCGATTGCAGGATTGGTGGCTCGCGCTGATGTTCGGCTATCTGGCATACGATAGTTATTCGACGTTGGCATCGTTTCAAGGCCGAGGCGGCGGCTATGGCGGACGATGGTAA
- a CDS encoding peptidylprolyl isomerase: MAKSRKAEVDAAQKTLDFKKKKYQIVLDTTLGKITLDMLPDVAPGHCSNMLALAKIGFYNGLGFHRVIKGFMIQGGCPEGTGSGGPGYNIRAEFNATKHEPGVVSMARTSDPDSAGSQFFICLERVPHLDNQYTAFGRTADAASLDVVKAIGNTPIDANDRPKKPVTINTAEVVESAK, translated from the coding sequence ATGGCCAAATCACGCAAGGCTGAAGTCGACGCCGCTCAAAAAACGCTCGATTTCAAGAAAAAGAAATATCAGATCGTGCTCGACACGACGCTCGGCAAAATCACACTCGACATGCTCCCCGATGTCGCGCCCGGGCATTGCTCCAACATGCTCGCGCTGGCGAAGATCGGCTTTTATAACGGCCTCGGCTTCCACCGCGTCATCAAGGGTTTCATGATCCAAGGGGGTTGCCCGGAAGGGACGGGGTCCGGCGGCCCGGGCTACAACATCCGTGCCGAATTCAATGCCACCAAGCACGAGCCGGGCGTGGTGTCGATGGCCCGCACGAGCGATCCGGATTCGGCCGGCTCGCAATTCTTCATCTGCTTGGAGCGCGTGCCGCACTTGGACAACCAATACACTGCATTCGGCCGCACCGCCGACGCCGCCAGCCTCGACGTCGTCAAAGCGATTGGCAATACGCCGATCGACGCCAACGACCGCCCGAAAAAACCGGTGACGATCAACACCGCCGAAGTCGTGGAATCGGCGAAGTAG
- a CDS encoding glycine--tRNA ligase yields MEKLVSLCKRRGFIFQSSEIYGGMNGCWDYGPLGVELKRNVKESWWRDMVAAHDDLAPPSGAPSAYEMTGLDCTILMHPQVWKCSGHYDLFHDFMVDCRQSKRRYRHDQVRGRWLTHRGQRIFVATELNGEEALAETQQRALKFFNLRGKDAEGLAWEGDLVSLTTVADFSQVLGPDAKELGTLTPPREFNLMFETYVGALLSEESKTFLRPETAQGIFVNFKNVLDSSRLRVPFGIAQMGKSFRNEITPRNFTFRSREFEQMEIEFFCHPSQSAEWYRYWRDRRFRWYTDLGLASERLRLREHSPEELSHYSCGTADIEYAFPFLPSGEFGELEGIAHRGDFDLRSHMQGKLVRKGNELVVELDAEGKPRHRGSGKDLSYRDDLTNERYIPHVIEPSAGADRATLAFLCEAYAEDEAPDDSGKMQSRVVMRFHPRLAPVKAAVFPLVKKDGMPEIAQEIYRAIKPHYNVFYDEKGAVGRRYRRQDEAGTPFCITVDGQTLSDGTVTIRDRDTLEQSRIYKSECLAEIQARVRG; encoded by the coding sequence ATGGAAAAGCTGGTTTCGCTCTGCAAACGCCGCGGATTTATCTTCCAATCGAGCGAAATCTACGGCGGCATGAACGGCTGCTGGGACTATGGTCCCCTGGGCGTCGAATTGAAGCGCAACGTCAAGGAATCGTGGTGGCGCGACATGGTCGCCGCGCACGACGATCTGGCTCCGCCGAGCGGCGCTCCCTCGGCCTATGAAATGACCGGCCTCGATTGCACGATCCTCATGCATCCGCAGGTGTGGAAATGCTCGGGCCACTACGATCTGTTCCACGATTTCATGGTGGATTGCCGACAATCGAAACGCCGCTACCGGCACGACCAGGTCCGCGGCCGCTGGCTCACGCACCGCGGCCAGCGAATCTTTGTGGCCACGGAATTAAATGGCGAAGAAGCCCTCGCCGAAACGCAGCAGCGGGCGCTCAAGTTTTTCAATCTCCGCGGCAAGGATGCCGAAGGCCTGGCTTGGGAAGGCGATCTGGTTTCGCTCACCACGGTCGCCGATTTTTCGCAAGTCCTCGGGCCCGACGCCAAAGAACTCGGCACGCTCACTCCGCCGCGCGAATTCAACCTGATGTTCGAAACCTACGTCGGCGCGCTGTTGAGCGAAGAGTCGAAAACCTTCCTCCGCCCCGAAACGGCGCAAGGCATTTTCGTCAATTTCAAGAACGTGCTCGATTCGTCGCGGCTGCGGGTGCCGTTCGGAATCGCGCAGATGGGCAAGAGCTTTCGCAACGAAATCACGCCGCGCAATTTCACGTTCCGCTCGCGCGAGTTCGAGCAAATGGAAATCGAATTCTTCTGCCATCCGAGCCAATCGGCCGAGTGGTATCGCTATTGGCGCGATCGCCGATTCCGCTGGTACACGGATCTCGGCCTGGCGAGTGAGCGGCTGCGGCTCCGCGAGCACTCGCCCGAAGAGCTTTCGCATTATTCCTGCGGCACCGCCGACATTGAATATGCGTTTCCTTTTCTACCCAGCGGCGAATTCGGCGAGCTCGAGGGAATCGCGCATCGCGGCGATTTCGATCTCCGCAGCCACATGCAAGGCAAGCTGGTGCGCAAGGGAAATGAATTGGTCGTCGAATTGGATGCGGAGGGCAAGCCGCGGCATCGCGGCAGCGGAAAAGATTTGAGCTACCGCGACGACCTGACCAACGAGCGCTACATCCCACACGTCATCGAGCCGTCGGCGGGCGCCGATCGCGCGACGCTGGCCTTTCTTTGCGAGGCCTATGCCGAAGACGAGGCGCCCGACGACAGCGGCAAGATGCAATCCCGCGTGGTGATGCGGTTTCATCCGCGGCTCGCGCCGGTGAAGGCGGCCGTTTTTCCGCTGGTGAAGAAAGACGGTATGCCGGAGATCGCCCAAGAAATCTATCGCGCGATCAAGCCCCACTACAACGTGTTCTACGATGAAAAGGGAGCCGTCGGACGCCGCTACCGCCGCCAAGACGAAGCCGGCACGCCGTTCTGCATCACCGTCGACGGCCAAACGCTCAGCGACGGCACCGTGACGATTCGCGATCGAGACACGCTCGAACAATCGCGCATTTACAAAAGCGAATGCCTCGCGGAGATACAAGCTAGGGTGAGGGGCTAG
- a CDS encoding 2-phosphosulfolactate phosphatase, which translates to MQTALAAHFLPDLVAPEELAGGTVVVIDVLRASTVICHALAAGARAVIPALEVEEARRIAAKLPPGEAVLGGEREGLPIPGFDLGNSPAEYRPDTVGGRTVVFTTTNGTRAMNRCRQAGRVLVGAMVNRTAVCEAIQASGARAVHMLCAGTRGKITREDVLFAGAAIDRLIESGAIDEMAQNDQARIARAAWRQAVGGQSSGLPATLAAELRNTQGGRNLKAIHLDRDIDDAAKLDLLRVVPELDLAAWRIE; encoded by the coding sequence ATGCAAACCGCTCTCGCAGCCCATTTTTTGCCCGACCTTGTCGCGCCGGAAGAGTTGGCCGGCGGCACGGTGGTTGTCATTGATGTTTTGCGCGCCTCGACCGTGATTTGCCACGCGCTTGCCGCCGGAGCGCGGGCCGTCATTCCCGCCCTCGAGGTGGAGGAAGCTCGGCGGATCGCGGCCAAATTGCCGCCAGGCGAAGCCGTGTTGGGGGGCGAACGCGAAGGACTGCCGATTCCGGGATTCGATTTGGGCAATTCGCCGGCCGAATACCGGCCCGATACCGTCGGCGGCCGAACGGTCGTGTTCACCACCACCAACGGCACGCGGGCCATGAACCGTTGCCGCCAAGCCGGCCGGGTGCTCGTCGGGGCGATGGTCAATCGCACTGCGGTGTGCGAAGCGATTCAAGCGTCGGGCGCGCGAGCGGTCCACATGCTTTGCGCGGGAACTCGGGGCAAGATCACGCGCGAGGACGTTCTCTTCGCCGGGGCTGCCATCGACCGGCTAATCGAGAGCGGCGCGATTGACGAAATGGCCCAGAACGATCAAGCTCGCATTGCCCGCGCGGCGTGGAGGCAGGCAGTCGGGGGCCAGTCGTCCGGCTTGCCGGCCACGCTGGCTGCCGAGTTGCGCAACACGCAGGGTGGCCGCAATCTGAAGGCGATCCATTTGGATCGCGATATCGACGACGCGGCAAAGCTCGATTTGCTCCGCGTCGTTCCGGAACTGGATCTGGCCGCTTGGCGAATCGAATAG
- the ubiE gene encoding bifunctional demethylmenaquinone methyltransferase/2-methoxy-6-polyprenyl-1,4-benzoquinol methylase UbiE encodes MPVDKSNDRIQHMFGEIAPRYDFLNHLLSLGIDLHWRRQTVRRVRPEGTAPVLDLCAGTGDLALAYFRHGREAAPIVAADFCPQMLAIGRRKGIRAGAADRLTFVEADAQQLPFPDNEFQIVAVAFGLRNIADTDRGLREMVRVCRSGGRVAVLEFAMPQRQPWHGMYRWYFRSVLPRIGQLFARHGSAAYKYLPSSVGEFPSGRQLAERMEAAGLTDVEITPLTFGVAMLYVGRKGRGTRDEGRRSRSVDVGSSG; translated from the coding sequence GTGCCCGTCGATAAATCCAACGACCGAATTCAGCACATGTTCGGTGAAATCGCGCCGCGCTACGATTTCCTGAACCATTTGCTGTCGCTGGGAATCGATTTGCATTGGCGGCGGCAGACGGTGCGGCGAGTGCGGCCGGAAGGAACGGCGCCGGTGCTGGATCTCTGTGCCGGAACGGGCGATTTGGCCCTGGCGTATTTTCGGCATGGCCGCGAGGCGGCGCCGATCGTGGCGGCCGATTTCTGCCCGCAAATGCTGGCCATCGGCCGCCGCAAGGGAATCCGCGCCGGAGCCGCGGATCGATTGACCTTTGTCGAGGCCGATGCGCAGCAGTTGCCGTTTCCGGACAACGAATTTCAGATCGTGGCGGTGGCGTTCGGGCTGAGAAACATTGCCGACACCGACCGCGGGCTGCGGGAAATGGTGCGCGTTTGCCGTAGCGGCGGCCGAGTTGCCGTGCTTGAATTTGCCATGCCCCAGCGGCAGCCGTGGCACGGAATGTATCGCTGGTATTTTCGCAGCGTGTTGCCGCGGATCGGGCAATTGTTCGCGCGACACGGCAGCGCGGCGTACAAGTATTTGCCCTCCAGCGTCGGCGAGTTTCCCAGCGGCCGGCAGTTGGCCGAGCGCATGGAGGCGGCTGGGCTGACAGACGTGGAAATTACGCCGCTGACGTTTGGAGTGGCGATGCTGTATGTCGGGAGGAAGGGGCGAGGGACGAGGGACGAGGGGCGACGCAGTCGCTCGGTCGATGTCGGTTCGAGTGGATGA
- a CDS encoding flavin prenyltransferase UbiX: MDQEQNQRILVLGITGASGAGYAVRLLDVLLAAGRDVYLSISPAGRAVIKEELGATVDLDDFDAASLSSTGLGFGEWRAPADAGIERPPGRIHYCHYRDLMAPIASGSFLTAGMVVCPCSGSTLGAISHAMGTNLIHRAAEVHLKERRKLVLVPRETPLSLVQLDNMRRAAEAGAIVLPASPGFYHAPATIADLIDFVVGRICDQLGVEQNLIQRWGEGAEKKNVQ, encoded by the coding sequence ATGGATCAAGAGCAGAACCAGCGGATTTTGGTGCTGGGCATTACCGGCGCGAGCGGGGCGGGTTATGCCGTGCGGCTGTTGGACGTTCTTTTGGCCGCCGGCCGCGATGTGTACTTGTCGATCAGTCCGGCTGGGCGGGCGGTGATCAAGGAAGAGCTTGGTGCTACCGTGGATCTCGACGATTTCGATGCGGCGAGCTTGAGTTCGACCGGTCTCGGCTTCGGGGAGTGGAGGGCGCCGGCCGATGCCGGCATCGAGCGGCCGCCCGGTCGGATTCATTATTGCCACTACCGAGATTTGATGGCGCCGATCGCCAGCGGCTCGTTTCTCACCGCTGGAATGGTCGTGTGCCCTTGTTCCGGAAGCACGCTCGGGGCGATCAGCCATGCCATGGGCACGAACTTGATTCATCGCGCAGCCGAAGTGCATTTGAAGGAGCGGCGAAAATTGGTTCTCGTGCCGCGTGAAACTCCACTGTCGCTCGTTCAATTGGACAACATGCGCCGAGCGGCCGAGGCGGGTGCCATTGTGCTGCCGGCCAGCCCGGGATTTTATCATGCCCCGGCAACGATCGCCGATCTGATCGATTTCGTGGTCGGCCGAATTTGCGATCAACTGGGCGTCGAGCAAAATTTGATCCAACGTTGGGGCGAAGGCGCGGAGAAGAAGAACGTTCAGTAG
- a CDS encoding UbiA-like polyprenyltransferase: MLPRVRQILEMIRFSHTLFALPFALLAGAMAWSRNARQEPPLAWRWSELAGILVCMVGARSAAMAFNRLADAKIDARNPRTAARHLPSGILTRSSVAAFAIGCSALFVAGTLLFLPNRLPLLLALPVLLFLLGYSYAKRFTALAHFWLGAALMLAPICAWIAIRGQAVMQKPADLLPAIVLGGAVLLWVAGFDMIYACQDEQFDREADLSSVPARWGIPAALRIAAACHAGMIGLLALLPLVYNRFGAIYWVGVAAVAVLLIYEHRLVRPDDLTRVNRAFFNVNAIVSIGLLLIGIADLTLGH, translated from the coding sequence ATGCTCCCCCGCGTTCGGCAGATCCTCGAGATGATCCGCTTCAGCCATACGCTGTTTGCGCTGCCGTTTGCGCTATTGGCGGGCGCGATGGCTTGGAGCCGCAACGCGCGGCAAGAACCGCCGCTGGCATGGCGATGGAGCGAATTGGCCGGAATATTGGTGTGCATGGTGGGCGCGAGAAGCGCAGCCATGGCGTTCAATCGATTGGCAGACGCGAAGATCGACGCCCGAAATCCGCGCACTGCCGCGCGGCATTTGCCAAGCGGAATTCTGACGCGCTCGAGCGTGGCGGCCTTTGCGATCGGCTGCTCGGCACTGTTCGTCGCCGGCACGCTGTTGTTCTTGCCGAATCGATTGCCGCTGCTGCTGGCGCTGCCGGTGCTGTTGTTCTTGCTCGGCTATAGCTATGCCAAGCGCTTCACGGCCCTGGCGCATTTTTGGCTCGGCGCGGCGCTGATGCTCGCGCCGATTTGCGCGTGGATCGCGATCCGTGGGCAAGCGGTGATGCAGAAGCCGGCCGATCTACTGCCGGCGATCGTGCTGGGCGGCGCGGTGCTGTTGTGGGTCGCCGGGTTCGACATGATCTACGCCTGCCAGGATGAGCAATTCGATCGCGAGGCGGACCTGTCGAGCGTGCCGGCGCGATGGGGCATTCCAGCGGCGCTGCGGATCGCGGCCGCCTGCCATGCCGGGATGATCGGCCTACTGGCCTTGTTGCCGCTCGTTTATAATCGCTTTGGCGCGATTTATTGGGTCGGCGTCGCGGCAGTGGCGGTGCTACTGATTTACGAGCATCGCCTCGTTCGGCCGGATGATCTGACCCGGGTAAATCGAGCGTTTTTCAACGTGAACGCCATCGTGAGCATCGGTTTATTGCTGATCGGAATTGCGGATCTAACATTAGGCCACTGA
- the mqnE gene encoding aminofutalosine synthase MqnE has product MSPLSEIRAKVEAGQRLSVDDGMFLYGPQVHLNDLGELANLVRERKNGNRAYYNINTHLNATNVCVYRCIFCAFRSDLRDPKGYLMSDEQILARGQEAVDAGCTEMHIVGGLHHQKKFDWYLNLIRTLHDAYPQLHLKAWTAVEIHWFTHLTGRSIREVLCELRDAGMGSLPGGGAEIFHPEVRDVICEHKSDAGRWLEIHRTAHSLGLRSNATMLYGHIENAFHRIDHLIRLRELQDETGGFQTFIPLAFHPENTKLSHIKKPSVLADLRTMAVSRLMLDNFDHLKAYWIMLGIGTAQTSLAYGADDLDGTVRHELIYHDAGAKTPEILSVEDIRRLIVEAGREPIERDTLYHRVEREGSRWAAAEPILVGSK; this is encoded by the coding sequence ATGTCCCCTCTCTCCGAAATTCGTGCCAAAGTGGAAGCCGGCCAACGGCTATCGGTCGACGACGGGATGTTTCTTTATGGCCCCCAGGTGCATCTCAACGACTTGGGCGAGTTGGCGAACCTCGTGCGCGAGCGGAAGAACGGCAATCGCGCCTACTACAACATCAACACGCATCTGAACGCAACGAATGTTTGCGTCTATCGCTGCATTTTCTGCGCGTTTCGCTCTGACTTACGGGATCCGAAGGGATACCTGATGAGCGACGAACAGATTCTTGCTCGCGGACAAGAAGCGGTCGACGCCGGTTGCACGGAAATGCATATCGTCGGCGGGCTGCATCACCAGAAGAAATTCGATTGGTATCTAAACCTGATTCGCACGCTCCACGACGCCTATCCGCAATTGCATCTCAAGGCCTGGACGGCGGTGGAGATTCATTGGTTCACGCACCTCACCGGTCGATCGATTCGCGAGGTGCTCTGCGAGCTGCGCGACGCCGGCATGGGAAGCTTGCCCGGCGGCGGGGCGGAAATCTTTCATCCCGAGGTGCGCGACGTAATTTGCGAACACAAATCCGACGCCGGCCGTTGGTTGGAAATTCATCGCACGGCCCATTCGCTCGGCCTGCGCTCGAACGCCACGATGCTCTACGGCCATATTGAAAACGCCTTCCATCGTATCGACCATCTGATTCGGCTGCGCGAATTGCAAGATGAAACCGGTGGTTTTCAGACGTTCATCCCGCTTGCCTTTCATCCGGAGAACACGAAGCTCAGCCATATCAAGAAGCCGTCGGTCTTGGCCGACCTGCGAACGATGGCCGTAAGCCGGCTGATGCTCGACAATTTCGATCATTTGAAGGCGTATTGGATCATGCTGGGCATCGGCACCGCGCAGACGTCGCTGGCCTATGGGGCCGACGATCTCGACGGCACGGTGCGGCATGAACTGATCTATCACGACGCAGGGGCCAAGACGCCGGAGATTTTGTCGGTCGAGGACATTCGCCGGCTGATTGTCGAAGCCGGCCGCGAACCGATCGAGCGCGACACGCTGTATCATCGGGTCGAGCGCGAAGGGAGCCGCTGGGCCGCCGCGGAGCCGATCCTCGTGGGGAGCAAATAG
- a CDS encoding lipoyl domain-containing protein has product MPRRTVELVLPELGVGENPILVGQWLVETGRDVIEGDRLLEIIAASATVDLPAPASGKLREIFVGEDDRLATGQVLGVIESRDDNDET; this is encoded by the coding sequence ATGCCTCGACGTACAGTGGAACTCGTGTTGCCGGAGTTGGGCGTCGGCGAAAATCCGATTCTGGTCGGGCAGTGGTTGGTGGAAACGGGGCGGGATGTCATCGAAGGGGACCGGCTGCTCGAGATCATTGCCGCGAGCGCGACGGTCGACTTGCCGGCGCCCGCGAGCGGAAAATTGCGCGAGATTTTCGTCGGCGAAGACGATCGCCTCGCAACGGGGCAGGTGCTTGGCGTGATCGAATCGCGCGACGATAACGACGAGACGTGA
- a CDS encoding amidohydrolase family protein → MPMQIDAHHHFWRYDPIQYPWIDEAKSRLKRDFLPEHLTAEIAPLGMDGVVSVQARQTLEDTRWLLDLAEQNEFIRGVVGWAPLVSPRVADELGPLAERKKLKAVRHVLQDEPDPEFMLRPEFDNGIRALARFGLAYDLLILERQLPQAIRLVDRHPSQPFVVDHIAKPRIGEAILSPWRENIRELARRPNVYCKLSGMATEADWQRWTPEQLRPYCEVVLEAFGPRRTMFGSDWPVCLLACGYRQWHEVASDFIAALSSAEQQQIKGETAIAAYRLAAS, encoded by the coding sequence ATGCCGATGCAGATCGATGCCCATCATCATTTCTGGCGATACGATCCGATTCAATACCCGTGGATCGACGAGGCGAAGAGCCGGCTGAAGCGCGATTTTCTTCCGGAGCATTTGACTGCCGAGATCGCCCCCTTGGGGATGGATGGCGTGGTGAGCGTGCAGGCGCGGCAAACGCTCGAAGACACACGCTGGCTTTTGGATCTGGCCGAGCAAAACGAATTCATACGCGGCGTGGTTGGTTGGGCGCCGCTGGTTTCGCCGCGCGTGGCCGACGAGCTTGGCCCGCTGGCGGAGCGCAAGAAGCTGAAAGCCGTGCGGCATGTGCTGCAAGATGAACCCGATCCCGAATTCATGCTCCGCCCCGAGTTCGACAATGGCATCCGCGCCTTGGCGCGGTTCGGCTTGGCATACGACCTTTTGATCTTGGAGCGGCAATTGCCGCAAGCGATTCGGCTGGTGGATCGGCATCCGTCGCAACCGTTCGTCGTCGACCACATTGCCAAGCCGCGGATCGGTGAGGCAATTCTTTCGCCGTGGCGCGAAAATATTCGCGAATTGGCTCGGCGGCCGAATGTTTATTGTAAACTCTCCGGCATGGCCACGGAGGCCGATTGGCAGCGCTGGACGCCCGAGCAACTGCGGCCCTATTGCGAGGTGGTGCTCGAAGCGTTCGGCCCGCGGCGAACGATGTTTGGCTCGGATTGGCCCGTTTGCCTGCTGGCATGCGGCTATCGGCAATGGCACGAAGTTGCGAGCGATTTCATCGCGGCCTTATCCTCGGCCGAGCAACAGCAGATCAAGGGCGAAACGGCGATCGCGGCGTACAGACTGGCAGCGAGTTGA
- a CDS encoding tagaturonate epimerase family protein — protein sequence MNLQKFSFGMGDRFMHQGKAQLAAVRKARDLGVEVAPVWNKSHREHRIVGSGPESLRREADLAVRALGWDGPYFVDADHIGLKTVDDFLAWSDFFTIDVADSIGQPAADAEIERFVAAQARFHGRVAVPGIEQPLLASPRDLAAIGRKYLAAAQEAGRIYRHIAAAKGVGNFVAEVSMDETDEPQTPVTLLFILAALAAEKVPLQTIAPKFTGRFNKGVDYVGDVARFEREFADDIAVIAFAVREFGLPADLKLSVHSGSDKFSIYGPIRRTLRRTGAGLHLKTAGTTWLEELIGLAVAGGSAFSTVKEIYRQALDHIDALCEPYAAVIDIDRRKLPAIEEVADWSGEQFVGALRHDPRSPRYNPHLRQLLHVGYKVAAQMGDRYYRALEIHEAIIAENVTENLFERHLQPLLLAKD from the coding sequence ATGAACCTACAGAAATTCAGCTTTGGCATGGGCGATCGGTTCATGCATCAGGGGAAGGCGCAATTGGCGGCCGTGAGGAAGGCTCGCGACTTGGGCGTCGAAGTCGCGCCGGTGTGGAACAAGTCGCACCGCGAGCATCGCATCGTCGGCAGTGGTCCGGAGAGCCTCCGCAGGGAAGCCGACTTGGCGGTCCGGGCGCTCGGCTGGGATGGCCCCTATTTCGTCGACGCCGATCACATCGGTCTGAAAACCGTCGACGACTTTTTGGCGTGGTCCGATTTCTTCACGATCGATGTCGCCGATTCGATCGGCCAGCCGGCCGCCGATGCCGAGATCGAGCGGTTCGTCGCGGCGCAAGCGCGCTTCCATGGCCGGGTGGCGGTTCCTGGAATCGAGCAACCGCTGCTGGCCTCGCCGCGCGATCTTGCCGCGATCGGTCGCAAGTATCTGGCTGCCGCGCAAGAGGCCGGCCGGATCTACCGGCACATCGCGGCGGCGAAGGGCGTCGGAAATTTCGTCGCCGAAGTGTCGATGGATGAAACCGACGAGCCGCAAACGCCCGTGACGCTGCTTTTTATTCTTGCGGCGCTCGCTGCGGAAAAAGTTCCGCTGCAAACGATCGCTCCCAAATTCACCGGGCGATTCAACAAAGGGGTCGACTATGTCGGCGACGTGGCCCGCTTCGAGCGCGAATTTGCCGACGATATTGCCGTGATCGCCTTTGCCGTCCGCGAGTTTGGCCTGCCGGCCGATCTCAAGCTCAGCGTGCATTCCGGGAGCGATAAGTTCTCGATTTACGGCCCCATTCGCCGAACGCTCCGCCGCACCGGCGCGGGCCTGCATCTCAAGACGGCCGGCACCACGTGGCTCGAAGAACTGATCGGCCTCGCGGTCGCTGGTGGCTCGGCTTTCTCGACGGTCAAGGAAATCTACCGCCAGGCGCTCGATCACATCGATGCTCTCTGCGAACCCTACGCCGCGGTGATCGACATCGATCGCCGCAAGCTACCGGCGATCGAAGAAGTGGCAGACTGGAGCGGCGAGCAGTTCGTCGGCGCGCTAAGACACGATCCGCGTTCGCCGCGCTACAATCCGCATTTGCGGCAACTTTTGCACGTCGGCTACAAGGTCGCCGCTCAGATGGGCGATCGCTATTATCGTGCGCTCGAAATCCACGAAGCGATCATCGCCGAAAACGTTACCGAAAATCTCTTCGAGCGTCACTTGCAGCCGCTTCTGCTCGCGAAGGATTGA
- a CDS encoding lysylphosphatidylglycerol synthase transmembrane domain-containing protein yields the protein MSSLNDDSALVEKNIRSSGRGRWIFWLRVAAGAAVVGYLMQHTQWKPVEAAIQGLAWQHWAAALGIFLCAQVASAWRWAELSRPLGFHYSRLRFIQLYFEGMFFNLCLPSSIGGDVLKAYWLAPNTAGRMLGACTVLADRAAGLIGLGVIGATALAARTFSWSLVPAALVGVALLAAALLAVSLGLRLWKWLAGLLPANGRLAGLAAKLMPYHDRPEVMRRSIGWGLAVQGLNVLMVAEIGHAIGLAIPLAVYCVAVPAVSLLTMLPLSISGVGLREGGLAWMLASYGVSEELGVTLGLLWFLVAIAGGMIGGCIYLLNFQRPYETTPTDVRQSPGTEEKNPAEDHRRAA from the coding sequence GTGTCATCGTTGAATGACGATTCGGCTCTCGTCGAAAAAAACATCCGCTCCAGTGGACGCGGACGATGGATCTTTTGGCTGCGTGTCGCGGCCGGCGCGGCAGTGGTCGGCTATCTGATGCAGCACACGCAATGGAAGCCGGTCGAAGCAGCGATCCAAGGATTGGCCTGGCAGCATTGGGCCGCGGCGCTCGGCATTTTCTTGTGCGCTCAGGTGGCCAGCGCGTGGCGATGGGCCGAATTGTCTCGGCCGCTCGGTTTCCATTATTCGCGGCTGCGATTCATCCAGTTGTACTTCGAGGGGATGTTTTTCAATTTATGTCTGCCCTCGTCGATCGGCGGCGATGTGTTGAAGGCTTATTGGCTCGCGCCGAATACGGCTGGCCGGATGCTCGGCGCATGCACCGTGCTAGCTGATCGGGCGGCAGGGCTGATCGGCTTGGGCGTGATCGGGGCCACCGCGCTGGCGGCTCGAACGTTCTCATGGTCGCTTGTGCCGGCAGCGCTCGTGGGAGTCGCGCTCTTGGCCGCGGCGCTTTTGGCCGTTTCGCTCGGGCTACGTTTGTGGAAATGGCTGGCCGGTTTGCTCCCCGCGAACGGCCGCTTGGCGGGGCTAGCGGCGAAATTGATGCCATATCACGATCGGCCGGAAGTGATGCGGCGGTCGATCGGCTGGGGTCTGGCGGTGCAGGGATTGAACGTGTTGATGGTGGCCGAGATCGGGCATGCCATCGGGCTGGCCATTCCGCTGGCGGTGTATTGCGTTGCCGTGCCGGCCGTTTCGCTGCTGACCATGCTGCCGTTGAGCATCAGCGGCGTGGGCCTGCGCGAGGGGGGCTTGGCCTGGATGTTGGCTTCATATGGGGTGAGCGAAGAGTTGGGCGTCACACTCGGCCTGCTTTGGTTTCTAGTGGCCATCGCCGGCGGAATGATCGGCGGCTGCATCTATTTGCTGAACTTCCAGCGGCCGTATGAGACCACCCCAACTGACGTGCGGCAGTCGCCCGGCACGGAGGAGAAGAACCCGGCGGAAGACCACCGGCGGGCGGCCTGA